In Mycoplasmopsis californica, one genomic interval encodes:
- the dnaE gene encoding DNA polymerase III subunit alpha: MKKFVSLFNTTEYTFLDSLIRVEDLVVRSSQAGLPAVVLSDKDSMFGLGVFLESCQKVNIKPIVGVDLGVGMYRFILLAKNHAGFVKINELILQKSQGNEIEPEQINDPNIFVLDHPTKGYFALTGYNGYIAGSNYFVHSEDATIHNAIYLRENKIMNVEDNETLNILQKLGDHPTTTQTHNYFDDLSINSVLIDRIHNIIEQCNFELPPKKLNLAIFNDNDSKTNEKLFLKLIHKGIKRVFNELPKDKDVWYSRLKMEFDTIKKLGFIDYFLIIQDLVQWAKERNISVGPGRGSGAGSLIAYLLNITTINPLKYDLLFERFLNPERVSWPDIDIDIQDDRRGEVFDYVVNKYGYQKTALITTFQKILAKTAIRDTGRILGISLVELNQISAAIGECKTLDEALKTNLKFQLLIEKYPLLLHHALKIEGLPRQVGYHPAGIIISQDNISKYSPVSQSNIGTQQTQLTMEYIESFGMLKIDLLGLKTLTELQYIEQDLPTKYHFENILANDPYKKLLNDPKTFERLNHGLTQGIFQLESDGMKKTISKVKINTFHDLYAIISLFRPGPERYISNYAENKENPENIQKIHPKYDAILESTYGIMVYQEQIMQIAQQVAGMSFANADFLRRAISKKNEDEIKKYKDEFYRGALKNGLNQSQIQLVFSNIERFAQYGFNKSHAVSYAFLTMKMAYYKTYFPMHFYSALITNMRGDQKKISDYVSEMRRLNINVFSPEIIHSSSQCIVKNNSMYLPFDLIKGFGSEGVNKIIKCKEENSDFGANLNDTLLQLKFAGLGDSALITLIKANVFRNFGHIKFIENAFKTLQDCYKLVSNLDWQSARQKLNSMGYLTLQHDEVSRDINYEAQSEAQLLGSIYNAFLTSPYEQDYVYKLNNIPVGQTVYVPVQLGARKILRGKSYFVMELVDSSGQITVFPKDSEMDKYSPIRVGEVFEAALKRTQRSIKLVDYKFINK; the protein is encoded by the coding sequence GTTTTTAGAAAGTTGTCAAAAAGTTAATATTAAACCAATTGTTGGCGTTGATCTTGGTGTGGGAATGTACCGGTTTATTCTGCTCGCTAAAAATCACGCTGGCTTTGTTAAAATCAACGAGTTAATTTTGCAAAAATCTCAGGGCAATGAAATTGAACCTGAGCAAATCAACGATCCTAACATATTTGTCTTAGACCATCCAACTAAAGGTTATTTTGCATTGACGGGATACAACGGCTACATCGCGGGGTCGAATTATTTTGTGCACTCTGAAGATGCCACAATTCACAACGCAATTTATTTGCGAGAAAATAAAATTATGAATGTCGAAGACAATGAAACACTCAACATTTTACAGAAATTAGGCGACCATCCTACAACTACTCAGACGCATAATTATTTTGATGATTTGAGTATAAATTCAGTATTAATTGACAGAATTCACAATATTATTGAGCAGTGTAATTTTGAACTTCCACCTAAGAAACTTAATTTAGCAATATTCAATGATAATGATTCTAAAACTAATGAAAAACTTTTTTTAAAACTTATTCATAAAGGTATTAAACGTGTTTTTAACGAGTTACCCAAGGATAAGGACGTTTGATACTCACGCTTAAAAATGGAGTTTGACACAATTAAAAAGCTAGGTTTTATTGACTATTTTTTGATAATTCAGGATTTGGTTCAATGAGCAAAAGAACGAAACATCTCCGTTGGTCCGGGTCGTGGTAGTGGAGCGGGTTCTTTAATTGCTTATTTATTAAACATTACAACTATTAACCCCCTTAAATATGATTTATTATTTGAACGTTTTTTAAATCCTGAAAGAGTATCCTGGCCAGATATAGATATTGATATCCAAGATGATCGGCGTGGTGAAGTTTTTGATTATGTAGTGAATAAGTATGGTTATCAAAAAACGGCTTTAATAACTACTTTTCAAAAAATATTAGCTAAGACAGCAATTAGAGATACAGGGCGAATTTTAGGCATTAGCTTAGTGGAGCTTAATCAAATTTCGGCTGCAATTGGTGAATGCAAAACCCTTGACGAAGCATTAAAAACTAATCTAAAATTCCAATTATTGATTGAAAAATACCCACTTTTACTGCACCATGCACTAAAAATCGAAGGTTTGCCACGCCAAGTTGGCTATCACCCTGCTGGAATTATTATTTCACAGGACAACATTTCAAAATACAGCCCAGTCTCGCAAAGTAATATTGGAACACAACAAACTCAATTAACTATGGAGTACATTGAGTCTTTCGGGATGCTAAAAATCGACCTTCTTGGCTTAAAAACTTTAACTGAATTACAGTATATTGAACAAGATTTACCTACGAAATACCATTTTGAAAATATCCTTGCTAATGATCCTTATAAAAAATTATTAAATGATCCAAAAACATTTGAACGTTTAAATCACGGTTTAACACAAGGTATATTTCAACTTGAATCTGACGGTATGAAAAAAACTATTTCAAAAGTCAAAATCAATACTTTTCACGATTTGTATGCGATTATTTCATTATTTAGACCAGGGCCAGAACGTTATATCTCTAATTATGCTGAAAATAAAGAAAATCCGGAGAATATTCAAAAAATACACCCCAAGTACGATGCTATTTTAGAATCTACTTATGGAATTATGGTTTATCAAGAACAAATTATGCAAATAGCTCAACAAGTTGCGGGAATGAGTTTTGCTAACGCCGATTTTTTGCGCCGCGCAATAAGCAAAAAAAACGAAGACGAAATTAAAAAATATAAAGATGAATTTTATCGTGGTGCTTTAAAAAATGGACTGAATCAGTCTCAAATTCAGTTGGTTTTCAGTAATATTGAACGTTTTGCACAATATGGTTTTAACAAATCACACGCTGTTTCCTATGCATTTTTAACAATGAAAATGGCTTATTATAAAACCTATTTCCCTATGCATTTTTACAGCGCATTAATTACAAATATGCGTGGCGACCAAAAGAAAATTTCTGATTATGTGTCTGAAATGCGTAGATTAAATATTAATGTATTTTCTCCAGAAATTATTCATTCAAGTTCACAATGCATTGTTAAGAATAACTCTATGTATTTGCCTTTTGACTTAATCAAAGGTTTTGGAAGTGAAGGTGTAAATAAAATAATTAAATGCAAAGAAGAAAACAGTGATTTTGGTGCAAATTTAAATGACACTTTATTACAATTAAAATTTGCTGGACTGGGCGATTCTGCACTAATAACACTGATAAAAGCGAATGTTTTTCGTAATTTTGGCCATATTAAATTTATTGAGAATGCTTTTAAAACGTTACAAGATTGTTATAAATTAGTTTCCAATTTAGATTGGCAATCAGCACGGCAAAAACTGAATTCGATGGGTTATCTAACATTACAACACGACGAAGTGTCGCGTGATATTAATTATGAAGCTCAAAGTGAAGCTCAACTATTGGGCTCGATATACAATGCGTTTTTAACATCACCATACGAACAAGATTATGTCTATAAGTTAAATAATATACCTGTTGGGCAGACTGTATACGTTCCTGTGCAACTAGGGGCTCGTAAAATACTTCGAGGGAAATCGTATTTTGTTATGGAATTAGTGGATAGTAGTGGGCAGATAACTGTATTTCCTAAAGATAGCGAAATGGATAAATATTCACCAATTCGTGTAGGAGAGGTTTTTGAAGCTGCTTTAAAAAGAACGCAAAGATCTATCAAATTAGTCGATTATAAATTTATAAATAAGTAG
- a CDS encoding MnuA family membrane nuclease — protein MSIKRKLGFLAFGIPFGSVVVASCTQHYVQQKGLEVKLADNEKVNFKNIDSELNKFKLFDSGKELTKGYRLEIIHKVINDDKSLSLKFKIALNEFEVVRQLRIESTNVIVEKDKNNEGQDTPPKRNIKREKNKKPRVQPNPEQDGLDDDDPDDKDYMPGDNEVDGNENVEPENDRKDEPVEPKNPSDSGENVNPHQPDSGQTKKINQNTNKKHVRIASWNVKNYGDKTLSKNPVKAEAVASVIFANEYDLVGLTELDGPNVPNELVKKLNELEKKNRPNENNIWKSLISDDYPKGSADKKAAFLYKDNIISPLILNNNKYYTFYNGDKFELKFGGTENKERKAPFIAKFGSKVSGYENVNFTYAISHFDGPGVKKDKGEKSMRKGNGSFEFNEAWNIKNVFDWMKTINGGDDDLIFQGDTNIKKGNENRAFGWVGSYENAKMVLNEQKDNTSLGKNMDKYSQPYDKIIHSSNLKFTNPQVFHLYDLVKNPNIFQYSSINSINDWVTYFNSKSNSYYNNEWQYVYDGVSDHCPISYDLILDANDPK, from the coding sequence ATGAGTATAAAAAGAAAATTAGGTTTTTTAGCTTTCGGAATACCTTTTGGAAGTGTTGTCGTTGCTTCTTGCACCCAACATTACGTGCAACAAAAAGGTCTAGAAGTTAAGCTAGCGGATAACGAAAAAGTTAACTTTAAAAACATTGATTCAGAGTTAAATAAATTTAAATTATTTGATAGTGGTAAAGAATTAACAAAAGGATATCGATTAGAGATAATTCACAAAGTTATAAATGATGATAAATCTTTATCATTAAAATTTAAAATTGCTCTAAATGAATTTGAGGTTGTTAGACAATTAAGAATAGAATCTACAAATGTAATTGTTGAAAAAGACAAAAATAATGAAGGGCAGGACACTCCTCCTAAAAGAAATATAAAAAGAGAAAAAAATAAGAAACCAAGGGTACAACCCAATCCTGAACAGGATGGTTTAGATGACGACGATCCAGATGATAAAGATTACATGCCCGGCGATAATGAAGTTGACGGTAATGAAAATGTTGAGCCTGAGAATGATCGAAAAGATGAACCGGTAGAACCAAAAAATCCTTCAGATAGTGGAGAAAATGTTAATCCACATCAACCCGATTCCGGGCAAACAAAAAAAATAAATCAAAATACAAACAAAAAACACGTTAGAATTGCGTCATGGAATGTTAAAAACTATGGAGATAAAACATTATCTAAAAATCCGGTTAAGGCTGAAGCTGTAGCGTCAGTGATTTTTGCGAATGAGTACGATCTGGTTGGTTTAACTGAATTAGATGGTCCTAATGTCCCGAATGAATTAGTTAAAAAACTAAATGAATTAGAAAAAAAGAATCGCCCGAATGAGAATAATATTTGAAAATCGCTTATTTCCGATGATTATCCAAAAGGTTCTGCGGATAAAAAAGCAGCTTTTTTATATAAAGATAATATTATTTCTCCTTTAATTTTAAACAATAACAAATACTATACCTTTTATAATGGAGATAAATTTGAACTTAAATTTGGTGGAACAGAAAATAAAGAAAGAAAAGCACCATTTATTGCTAAATTCGGATCAAAAGTTAGTGGCTATGAAAATGTAAACTTTACATACGCTATTTCTCATTTTGATGGTCCAGGGGTTAAAAAAGACAAAGGTGAAAAATCTATGAGAAAAGGAAATGGTTCTTTTGAATTTAATGAAGCATGAAATATAAAAAATGTTTTTGATTGAATGAAAACAATTAACGGCGGTGATGATGATTTAATTTTTCAAGGTGATACAAATATTAAAAAGGGTAATGAAAATAGAGCTTTTGGCTGAGTGGGTAGTTACGAAAATGCTAAAATGGTCTTAAATGAACAAAAAGACAATACATCATTAGGAAAAAATATGGATAAGTATTCACAACCTTATGACAAAATAATCCATAGCTCGAATCTAAAATTTACTAACCCGCAAGTATTTCACTTATACGATTTGGTAAAAAATCCTAATATTTTCCAATATTCTTCTATTAATTCTATTAATGACTGAGTAACTTACTTTAATAGTAAATCAAATAGTTATTACAATAATGAATGACAATACGTATACGATGGCGTTTCTGACCATTGCCCAATTAGCTATGATTTAATTTTGGATGCTAATGACCCTAAATAA
- a CDS encoding 5'-3' exonuclease: MNKKFLLVDGNFLMFQSFYASYMPNIQLMTDSQGRSTNGVHVFMMTLHKLIKYINPDYLFIAFDAHGKTKRHEQYEDYKAGRSKAPTIIFEQFAIIKDILSSWNIKWFEQEGDEADDLIATLCKNSTANNYIYSKDQDLLQLVDANTEVIFKSKEGFFDTYNIYNFENYHGILPSQIPDYKGLAGDSSDNIKGVNGIGSIGAKKLINTFGSIENIYANISQLKGAIKQKLIAGEKDAFFCKSLTTLNKEVIMNSELDFYSVKKIDKNQGLNKMMEYELNSTIIRWKRISF, from the coding sequence ATGAATAAAAAATTTCTTTTAGTAGATGGTAATTTTTTGATGTTTCAATCATTTTATGCCTCATATATGCCAAATATACAGTTGATGACAGATAGTCAAGGCCGTAGCACAAATGGGGTTCATGTATTTATGATGACTTTACATAAACTAATTAAGTATATCAATCCTGATTATTTATTTATTGCTTTTGATGCACACGGAAAAACCAAGCGGCACGAACAATATGAAGACTATAAAGCCGGCCGGTCAAAAGCTCCAACTATAATCTTTGAGCAATTTGCAATCATTAAAGATATTTTGAGTTCTTGAAACATAAAATGGTTTGAGCAAGAAGGTGATGAAGCTGACGACTTAATAGCAACTTTATGCAAAAATAGCACTGCTAATAATTATATTTATTCAAAAGACCAAGATTTATTACAACTTGTTGATGCCAATACGGAAGTTATATTTAAATCAAAAGAAGGATTTTTTGATACATATAATATTTATAATTTTGAAAACTATCATGGTATTTTACCTTCGCAGATTCCGGACTATAAAGGTCTTGCTGGCGATTCTTCTGACAATATTAAAGGGGTTAATGGGATTGGGTCGATTGGCGCTAAAAAGCTAATTAATACTTTTGGAAGTATTGAAAATATTTATGCAAATATCTCGCAACTTAAAGGCGCTATTAAACAAAAATTAATTGCCGGTGAAAAAGATGCATTTTTTTGTAAGTCTCTAACTACATTAAATAAAGAAGTTATCATGAACTCAGAACTAGATTTTTACTCTGTTAAAAAAATTGATAAAAACCAGGGCTTAAATAAAATGATGGAATATGAATTAAATTCAACAATTATTCGTTGAAAAAGAATTTCATTTTAG
- a CDS encoding adenine phosphoribosyltransferase — translation MQLEKYIRDIKNFPKPGILFKDISPLLANGEALSYTIDQMALLAKDCDVIVGPDARGFLFGTPTAAKLKKPFIMVRKPGKLPGKVISKNYDLEYGNNVLQIQDGFIKPGQTVAIIDDVLATGGTTKAIVTLLEEQGAIVKRIILLLELSELNGRSKFANTNIEISSLIRV, via the coding sequence ATGCAACTTGAAAAATATATTCGTGATATTAAAAATTTTCCTAAACCGGGCATCTTATTTAAGGATATTTCCCCATTGTTGGCTAATGGTGAAGCATTAAGTTATACGATTGACCAAATGGCTCTTTTAGCCAAGGATTGTGATGTCATAGTCGGCCCTGATGCTCGAGGTTTCTTATTCGGTACTCCTACCGCCGCTAAATTAAAAAAGCCCTTTATTATGGTACGCAAACCAGGTAAACTTCCTGGTAAGGTTATTAGTAAAAACTACGACTTAGAATACGGAAACAATGTTTTACAAATCCAGGACGGATTTATCAAACCTGGTCAAACCGTGGCTATTATTGACGATGTCTTAGCTACCGGTGGCACAACAAAAGCAATTGTTACACTCCTTGAAGAACAAGGCGCCATAGTTAAACGTATTATTTTACTTTTAGAACTTTCAGAACTTAACGGTCGTTCTAAATTTGCTAACACAAACATCGAGATTTCATCTCTTATTAGAGTTTAA